ATGCTTCTATTGAATTTCGTTTCCATCCTTCCCATTGCCAATTTCCTTGATGGGCTATTATCTGTGAAAGATTCTCTTTTGATGTGAAAAACTCATCTATGTCAGATGTACAAGAAAATAAAAGGAATATATATAAGAGTGTAATCCACTTCCACGTTTTCATCATAAAAGTGTTATTTTTAGGTTCAAAGGTATGCTTATGCTAATATCATTTATTCTACTGTTCGAACTGGCTGACTAAGTAACCTGCGTTCTACTTGTCCAAAATCAGAAAAAGCATATAAAATTAATCTTCTTAGATACTCTGCTGTGTATGGTCTTTCTTCGATTTCTGGATCTAATATTAGTTGTATCTCATCTGGCATATTATCCTCATTTATCTCATATATTCCCATATCTATGGGAAATGGATCTCTCAAATTCTCTATTTCAAAGTTGATAGGAAATGAAATATGAAAGGTCTTTTTTAAGTTTGGGCAAAAACCATTTGATTGTAGAGGATTTCTAACAGGTATCACAATGTTATATGATTTATCGTCAGGATATTCAAACTCTGTATTTTTATGTGTTGAACTATAATAGATTCCGTTATAACTCTTGTTACTAATAATCCATTCGAGTATCAATTGTGGAAAAATATATTCAGGTTTAAAAATCGCTGTTGTATCTTTTACTGGTATCATACAAGCTATGATAATGGGGAATAATGTTGCCCAAAGAATTGGTAAATTTTTAAACTTGGATTTTGAAGGAACACGTAAATCCAAAAGCTTAATATCGTTTGTGGTTTTAATACGAGAGAACCAACAATTGTGCATGGTTGGTCTGCCCATTTCTTCCCAACATGCATATACGCTATTACCCATGTACAGGCATGGATACCCTGGCGTACTATATCGTTGTGTTTTCACTATCGAACGCATTTCTAAAGGAATATGAAATAAATCCTTACATTTTACTCCCGTTCGTTGGTTATCTATGACTCGCATTCTGTAATAAGAACGGTCTTCTCTTTCTTGCTTTGTCTCTAATTTTTCCTTTTGAAGGAAAAGATTTAATGCATTATAAGCTTCTGCAGGTTTTCCTTGTAGTGAGAGGGTTACGATTTTTTAATATTTTATCATTAATCATTTTCACTTTCAAAATCGTTTGTTCCCATTGTACGGGAATGTCCTCATCAAGTTTACTTAGCAAAGTATAATATTCATTTAATGCACTTTTTAGGGTGTCTCTGAAATTATTTTTGCTAGACTGATATGGTGTCAGTTTAGTAATTTCCTCATAAAAATTTTCGATTGTCATGATATTTGATAGAAATAATGTTTATTCTATTTGGATAAATTCTTTAAGGAATGCCTCTCTGCGTTTATTTAGGATGAAACTTTGATAATTTTTTGCTTCTTCAAAATTTTTAGTAGCTTGCTCTTTTTGGATATTGACATCCATCATCTTAAGCAATTTTTCAGAGAGCATTTTTGAATCTCCGCATCTAAACAGAAAATCATTGTCTATTAATTCATAATTTCCACCAGTATCGCTGCATATTACAGGGCAAGCACAGCTCATTGCTTCAACAATAGAACGACATAAACCTTCTTGATAGCTAGATTGTACATAAACATCTATACTATCCATCCATTCGAATATTTTATCATGAGGACAAGCTCCTATTATTTTGACTTGATTTTCTACCCCAAGTTTTTTTGCTAAGTTCTTTAACCCTTTTCCTGTCCCGAGTCCAACCATCTCATATTCAATATTGCTATATCCGTTTTCTTTTAATAATTTTAAAGCACGTATCACAATGGCTTGTCCTTTCCATTTAACGTCAAGGAAAGCCGCTGTGCCTATTTTTAATGGTTTGTTTAAATTTGAATTGATCTTCTTCAAACGGTTTGTCAAATTGTCTTGTGATGAGAGATCAGGAAGTTGTACATCTGAACAACCTAACATTTTTCCTTTACATGGATATCTTTCTTGCAAAGCTTTTTGAGTTACATACGTTGCACATTCTGCATTATAAGTTAGTTCTTTAGTAAGTTGCTCAAATTTACCAGCCAGTATTCGTCCTAAGAGGCTGTGGTGTGTCATCCCTTCTTTAGCGAATCCCGTTACTTCCATTAAATAAGGTTTATTATATTTCAAGCATGCTTTATAAGTCATATAGGTGTATAGCGAGCATGACCTGATAATGACCTTGTCAGCAGATGCCACTTCTGATTCTATTATTTTTCGGATATTCTTTCTGGTTATAGGGTTTAAGAGTCTCATTTTGGGTCGGATTATATCAGGTAAGTCTATAATTCGCAACCTTGAGTCAATTAGCATACGGCAAAATTTCTTTTCTGCAAATTCCACATCGTACACTTTGTCTTCTTTTCGAAGGATAACAGTCAATTCATCACAGCAAGAAAGATATCTTTCCCAAACTTCAGGTGTAAAATTTCCGTCCGTATACCAATTCCCCTTATTGTCTTTTTTTAGGCGTGAACCGCCTTGGATGAAAACCATTTTCATAGCTGTTTTTTATTGTTTGTTGTTGGCTGATATTGAATTTAAAATATGTTTGTAGTTGTCATAAAAGATTTCGCAGGTATAGTTATTGACGAATGTATTTTTGCTTATTATCTCTAGATTTTTTCGTTTAGCAAGAGACATCTTACTAATATTATCCATGATATTTAAAGCTTCATGTTTGCTGTTATATAAAAAGACACTTTCAATATTGGTAAAATGTTTATTCCCCCCTGTGCTACTTGCAATAACAATTTTTCCTAGTGACA
The Phocaeicola salanitronis DSM 18170 genome window above contains:
- a CDS encoding glycosyltransferase, whose product is MVFIQGGSRLKKDNKGNWYTDGNFTPEVWERYLSCCDELTVILRKEDKVYDVEFAEKKFCRMLIDSRLRIIDLPDIIRPKMRLLNPITRKNIRKIIESEVASADKVIIRSCSLYTYMTYKACLKYNKPYLMEVTGFAKEGMTHHSLLGRILAGKFEQLTKELTYNAECATYVTQKALQERYPCKGKMLGCSDVQLPDLSSQDNLTNRLKKINSNLNKPLKIGTAAFLDVKWKGQAIVIRALKLLKENGYSNIEYEMVGLGTGKGLKNLAKKLGVENQVKIIGACPHDKIFEWMDSIDVYVQSSYQEGLCRSIVEAMSCACPVICSDTGGNYELIDNDFLFRCGDSKMLSEKLLKMMDVNIQKEQATKNFEEAKNYQSFILNKRREAFLKEFIQIE